TTTTAGTTATTTCAGAACAGCTATCAAGAGGACTTGTTAAACGCTTCGTTTTGTATTTAAAACGAAAAAGACACGTCATTGGTCGGACTTCTTCAGCGTTTTAGCGGGTTGAAACTATTTCAAATAAATCAATTAAATCGCGCGTTATGTTCACTTCGCTGGTAATTGTCATTAAGTGATCTTGCGCATGAGTAAATAAGAGACAAGATTCGTAATTATGCCCACGAGCTTCATTTTGAATAACTTCAGTTTGTGCTTTATGAGCAAGTAAAATGTTTTCCTTAGCTTCTTTCAAGTGTTCTTTGGCAGCAGCAAATTCCA
The genomic region above belongs to Enterococcus saigonensis and contains:
- a CDS encoding PTS lactose/cellobiose transporter subunit IIA; translation: MKLMEETENELLTVAMQIIIHAGNGRTKAQEAITAAKKMEFAAAKEHLKEAKENILLAHKAQTEVIQNEARGHNYESCLLFTHAQDHLMTITSEVNITRDLIDLFEIVSTR